A window of Planctomycetota bacterium contains these coding sequences:
- a CDS encoding sigma-70 family RNA polymerase sigma factor — protein sequence MGTRTGHLGGGMAGVVARAHGRIISGLNQTRIRMSRSASTKNTQDPQDMTDEQLIELYQRGQHEVFEVLIERYRNELFHFLARFMGDRSAAEDIFQESFLQVHLSAESFDPERRFKPWLFTIAANKARDYMRKKGRRPAAPLDAPMSSDGEAGSFVDLLKSDLPMPDENLQAGELQQQVQRTIARMPEHLREILLLSYFQKLSYNEIADALSIPLGTVKSRLHTAVATFAKTWQQEHREEQTS from the coding sequence ATGGGTACGAGAACTGGACATCTTGGTGGCGGTATGGCCGGCGTTGTGGCACGCGCGCATGGTCGTATAATCAGCGGCCTGAACCAAACCAGGATCCGCATGAGCCGTTCCGCTTCGACCAAAAACACGCAAGATCCGCAGGATATGACGGATGAGCAGCTCATCGAGCTGTACCAGCGCGGTCAGCACGAGGTTTTCGAGGTGCTCATCGAGCGCTACCGCAACGAATTGTTCCATTTTCTGGCGCGGTTCATGGGCGATCGATCCGCGGCGGAGGACATTTTTCAGGAATCCTTCCTGCAGGTGCACCTGTCCGCCGAGTCGTTCGATCCGGAGCGGCGGTTCAAGCCGTGGCTCTTTACGATCGCGGCCAATAAAGCCCGCGATTACATGCGGAAAAAGGGTCGCCGGCCGGCCGCGCCGCTCGACGCCCCGATGAGCAGCGACGGCGAAGCGGGCAGCTTCGTGGACCTGCTCAAATCCGACCTGCCCATGCCCGATGAAAATCTTCAGGCGGGCGAACTCCAGCAGCAGGTGCAGCGTACTATTGCTCGGATGCCTGAGCATCTGAGGGAAATTTTGCTTCTCTCGTATTTCCAGAAACTGTCGTACAACGAAATCGCAGACGCCTTGTCGATCCCGCTCGGAACCGTCAAGAGCCGCCTGCATACGGCAGTCGCGACGTTTGCTAAGACCTGGCAGCAGGAGCATCGGGAAGAACAAACGTCGTAA